A window from Flavobacterium sp. 83 encodes these proteins:
- the rhaT gene encoding L-rhamnose/proton symporter RhaT: protein MESILGILFHSIGGFSSGSFYMPFKKVKGWAWESYWIVGGFFSWLVVPPIAAYLTIPGFAEIISAAVPTVKAVTYSMGLIWGIGGLTYGLGVRYLGMSLGNSITLGFCSAFGALVPSIYYNFYPVAGKVSFTDMLSNTGGQVVLLGVLVCLMGIAISGKAGMLKEADFATGHEGKDKDFSLVKGLIIAVISGILSSFFNFGIEAGKPMADEAVRQGFNPLFQNNVTYVVLLWGGLTTNFIWCMYLNFKNKTFGDYTNTETPIAKNTFFSAIAGTMWFLQFFFYGMGESKLGNGASSWILHMATIILTANFWGFYLKEWSGVSKKTFRTFLWGIGLIMASIFLVGIGNSL, encoded by the coding sequence ATGGAATCAATACTCGGAATTCTTTTTCACTCGATAGGAGGTTTCTCCTCAGGGAGTTTTTATATGCCTTTCAAAAAGGTAAAAGGTTGGGCTTGGGAAAGCTATTGGATCGTAGGTGGGTTTTTCTCTTGGTTGGTAGTTCCGCCAATTGCAGCCTATTTAACCATTCCTGGTTTTGCCGAAATTATTAGTGCAGCAGTTCCAACAGTAAAAGCAGTTACCTATTCTATGGGATTGATTTGGGGAATAGGAGGACTTACGTATGGTCTTGGTGTACGCTATTTGGGAATGTCATTAGGGAATTCCATTACATTGGGTTTTTGTTCTGCTTTTGGAGCATTAGTACCTTCTATTTATTATAATTTTTATCCAGTTGCAGGTAAAGTTTCTTTTACCGATATGCTTTCTAATACTGGTGGTCAAGTTGTTTTGCTAGGTGTATTGGTTTGTCTTATGGGTATTGCTATTTCTGGAAAAGCAGGAATGCTCAAAGAAGCAGATTTTGCTACGGGACATGAGGGTAAAGACAAAGATTTTAGCCTGGTAAAAGGATTGATTATAGCTGTAATATCAGGTATTCTGAGTTCGTTTTTCAATTTTGGAATAGAAGCAGGAAAACCAATGGCTGATGAGGCAGTAAGACAGGGCTTTAATCCTTTGTTCCAGAATAATGTTACTTATGTAGTGTTGCTTTGGGGTGGATTGACTACCAACTTTATTTGGTGCATGTACCTAAATTTCAAAAACAAAACTTTTGGAGATTATACAAATACTGAAACTCCAATAGCTAAAAATACTTTTTTCTCAGCCATTGCAGGTACGATGTGGTTTTTACAATTCTTCTTTTATGGAATGGGCGAAAGCAAATTGGGTAACGGAGCCAGTTCTTGGATTTTACACATGGCAACTATTATTCTAACGGCTAACTTTTGGGGATTTTATCTCAAAGAATGGTCTGGGGTGTCCAAAAAAACTTTTAGAACATTCCTTTGGGGTATCGGTCTTATCATGGCTTCAATCTTTTTGGTGGGCATTGGAAATTCACTTTAA
- a CDS encoding (Fe-S)-binding protein — MRIGLFIPCYVDQFYPKVAIATYELLQKLGCDVRFPMKQTCCGQPMANSGYAHLTKGCDANFMANFAEFDYIVCPSGSCVLHVKEHLHDENNEELASKMRKRVFELTEFITDVLKVETIVGNFPYKVGMHQSCHGQRGLKLSQMSELNAPFFSKPEQLLSKIKGINLVSLSRKDECCGFGGTFCVTEEAISVKMGQDRIKDHEAHQVDYITGGDMSCLMHLEGILKRQKSPIQIIHIAEILNATV, encoded by the coding sequence ATGCGAATTGGACTTTTTATACCGTGTTATGTGGACCAATTTTATCCAAAAGTGGCTATTGCAACCTATGAATTATTACAGAAATTAGGCTGTGATGTTCGTTTTCCAATGAAACAAACGTGCTGTGGACAGCCAATGGCCAATAGTGGGTACGCCCATTTGACTAAAGGTTGTGATGCTAATTTTATGGCTAATTTTGCCGAATTTGATTACATTGTTTGTCCTTCTGGAAGTTGTGTATTGCATGTGAAAGAGCATTTGCATGATGAAAATAATGAAGAACTGGCTTCTAAAATGAGAAAGCGAGTTTTTGAGTTAACCGAGTTTATCACCGATGTTTTGAAAGTGGAAACGATAGTTGGAAATTTTCCTTACAAAGTAGGAATGCATCAAAGTTGTCATGGACAACGTGGGTTGAAGCTTTCGCAAATGAGTGAATTGAATGCACCATTTTTTTCTAAACCGGAACAATTGCTAAGCAAAATAAAAGGAATTAATCTGGTTTCATTGAGTCGAAAAGATGAATGTTGTGGATTTGGGGGAACTTTTTGTGTAACCGAAGAAGCAATTTCTGTAAAAATGGGCCAGGACCGTATAAAGGACCATGAAGCCCATCAGGTAGATTACATTACTGGTGGTGATATGTCTTGTTTAATGCACTTAGAAGGTATTTTGAAAAGACAAAAAAGCCCGATACAAATTATTCACATTGCCGAAATATTAAACGCTACTGTATGA
- a CDS encoding TIM barrel protein — protein sequence MLIDSNKIASHNEDLIKSHTNKLVFTASEIGETESIIQKLIDFQIAIPSWALGTGGTRFGRFPGGGEPRSLEEKIEDVGLLHALNNASGAISLHIPWDIPTDYQAIKNLAAQHNLKFDAVNSNTFQDQASQEYSYKFGSLQNVNKAVRKQAIAHNIEVIQQGIALGSESLTVWLADGSCFPGQLNFRKAYQNTLESLEEIYAALPSNWKLFLEYKCAEPNFYSTTVADWGQSYSYVKKLGDKAFTLVDLGHHLPNANIEQIVSLLLMEEKLGGFHFNDSKYGDDDLTAGALKPYQLFLIFNELVEGMDARGMNHAKDLGWMIDASHNVKDPMEDLLQSVEAIMVAYAQALSVDRKALEIAQNENDVVTAQEILQNAFRTDVRALVAEARLRSGAALNPVGLYRDLAVRKELINERGFKTVATGL from the coding sequence ATGTTAATTGATTCCAATAAAATAGCCTCTCACAATGAAGATTTAATAAAATCTCATACCAATAAATTGGTTTTCACTGCATCAGAAATTGGTGAAACCGAAAGTATTATCCAAAAATTAATTGATTTCCAAATCGCAATTCCATCTTGGGCTTTAGGAACAGGAGGAACTCGTTTTGGTCGTTTTCCAGGTGGAGGAGAACCACGTTCTTTAGAAGAAAAAATTGAAGATGTAGGTTTGTTACACGCTTTGAACAATGCTTCGGGTGCCATATCGTTACACATTCCTTGGGATATACCAACGGATTACCAAGCAATCAAAAACTTAGCGGCACAACACAACTTAAAATTTGATGCGGTTAATTCGAATACGTTTCAAGACCAAGCGAGTCAAGAATATTCGTATAAATTCGGTTCGTTGCAAAACGTAAATAAAGCAGTTCGTAAACAAGCGATTGCCCATAATATCGAAGTGATTCAACAAGGAATTGCTTTGGGTTCTGAATCATTAACAGTTTGGCTTGCTGACGGTTCTTGTTTTCCGGGACAATTGAATTTCCGTAAAGCCTACCAAAATACATTGGAAAGTTTAGAAGAAATTTATGCTGCATTGCCATCAAACTGGAAACTGTTTTTAGAATACAAATGCGCGGAACCTAATTTTTATTCAACTACAGTGGCTGATTGGGGACAATCGTATTCTTATGTGAAAAAATTAGGAGACAAAGCCTTCACTTTGGTTGATTTGGGTCACCATTTACCGAATGCTAATATTGAGCAAATTGTTTCTTTATTATTGATGGAAGAAAAATTAGGTGGTTTCCACTTCAATGATTCGAAATATGGCGATGATGATTTAACGGCCGGTGCATTAAAACCATACCAATTATTCTTGATTTTCAACGAATTGGTAGAAGGTATGGATGCCAGAGGAATGAATCATGCTAAAGATTTAGGTTGGATGATTGATGCTTCTCATAATGTAAAAGATCCTATGGAAGATTTATTGCAATCGGTAGAAGCCATTATGGTTGCTTATGCACAAGCACTTTCAGTTGACCGAAAAGCATTGGAAATCGCACAAAATGAAAATGATGTCGTGACTGCACAAGAGATTTTGCAAAATGCTTTCCGCACAGACGTTCGCGCCTTAGTTGCCGAAGCACGTTTGCGTTCTGGAGCTGCATTAAATCCGGTTGGTTTATACCGTGATTTAGCGGTAAGAAAGGAACTTATCAATGAAAGAGGATTCAAAACAGTAGCGACAGGCTTGTAA
- a CDS encoding alpha/beta hydrolase — MIKQATILVLLLSFTMSNAQKVIPLYNGKVPNSKEIAGLTDTTAVFPSGNKMIHFVLRVASPDLTIFLPEKSKATGIAVIICPGGGYSGLAIDHEGYDIAKKLNEKGIAGFVLKYRLPNALYVENKQIVPLQDAQRAIQLVRENAKKWGINPNKIGIEGNSAGGHLASTAGTHYQKALIDNPLKTSLRPDFMVLNYPVISMADSLTHMGSRYNLIGEGLSPVALNKIMSDWKTSEQKLVSLPVNGDKIKEYSNELQVTANTPPTFITHSVDDNTVKVQNSILFIAALQKNKVPVESFFYAKGGHGYSMDNPTSDVEWIDSCTAWILKINKGL, encoded by the coding sequence ATGATAAAACAAGCAACAATTCTAGTCCTGTTATTGAGCTTTACAATGAGTAATGCTCAAAAAGTAATTCCACTTTACAATGGAAAAGTTCCTAATTCTAAAGAGATAGCAGGATTGACGGATACAACAGCTGTTTTTCCATCAGGAAATAAAATGATTCATTTTGTTTTGAGGGTTGCCAGTCCGGATTTGACTATTTTTTTGCCAGAGAAAAGTAAAGCTACTGGTATAGCGGTTATTATTTGTCCAGGTGGAGGTTATTCGGGTTTGGCAATTGACCATGAAGGGTATGATATTGCCAAAAAATTAAATGAAAAAGGGATTGCGGGTTTTGTTTTAAAATACCGCTTGCCCAATGCGCTATATGTTGAAAACAAACAAATAGTTCCTTTGCAAGATGCACAACGTGCTATTCAGTTGGTTCGGGAAAATGCTAAAAAATGGGGAATCAATCCCAATAAAATTGGTATAGAAGGAAATTCGGCAGGAGGACATTTAGCTTCCACAGCCGGCACACATTATCAAAAAGCACTAATTGACAATCCGCTAAAAACCAGTTTGCGTCCAGATTTTATGGTTTTAAATTATCCCGTTATCAGCATGGCGGATAGTTTGACACATATGGGGTCACGATATAATTTGATAGGCGAAGGATTATCTCCTGTAGCATTGAATAAAATTATGAGTGACTGGAAAACATCAGAACAAAAATTAGTCAGCCTACCAGTAAATGGAGATAAAATTAAAGAATATTCTAATGAATTGCAGGTTACGGCAAATACACCTCCTACATTTATAACGCATTCGGTAGATGATAATACAGTTAAAGTGCAAAATTCTATTTTGTTTATAGCGGCGTTGCAAAAAAATAAAGTTCCGGTCGAATCTTTCTTTTATGCCAAAGGCGGACACGGTTATAGCATGGATAATCCTACTAGCGATGTAGAATGGATTGACAGTTGTACAGCTTGGATTTTAAAGATTAATAAAGGATTATAA
- a CDS encoding FGGY-family carbohydrate kinase, which produces MNVVAIFDIGKTNKKVFLFNENYQIVWERSANLAETVDEDGFPCEDIAELRNWIVYRLSEIKELKEYVLKAINFSTYGASFIYVDEKGNSLTPLYNYLKPYPEALKNKFYDTYKGEEAFALKTASPVLGSLNSGMQIYHLKEENPDLFEKVKYCLHLPQYLSSLLTGKYFADITSIGCHTNLWNFKKMKYHKWLKKENIADKIPRIHDAGDTLNIIGDIAVGVGLHDSSSAIIPYMINFTEPFVLLSTGTWSISMNPFNDTPLTFDEMQYDCLCYLQYKEKPVKAARLFAGNEHEVQTKKLATHFGVPLDTYKEVAFNKDIISKLREINLKNYSSKVDKYIILRESPFEKRNLSDFKDYETAYHQLMLDIVAQQILSTNLVIHNSPVKKVFVDGGFSKNAIFMNLLAEAFPKIEVYAASMAQASALGAALAIHKNWNPKPIQNDMIDLKFYKH; this is translated from the coding sequence ATGAATGTAGTAGCGATTTTTGATATTGGTAAAACAAACAAAAAAGTCTTTCTGTTTAATGAAAACTATCAAATTGTTTGGGAAAGATCTGCAAATCTTGCCGAAACTGTGGATGAAGATGGTTTCCCTTGTGAAGATATTGCTGAACTCAGAAATTGGATTGTTTATCGATTGTCTGAAATAAAGGAATTAAAAGAATATGTTTTAAAAGCGATAAATTTCAGCACTTACGGAGCCAGTTTTATTTACGTGGATGAAAAGGGTAACTCTTTAACACCATTATATAATTATCTAAAACCATATCCCGAGGCGCTAAAAAATAAGTTTTATGATACATACAAAGGAGAAGAAGCTTTTGCTTTAAAAACGGCTTCTCCTGTTTTAGGAAGTTTAAATTCTGGAATGCAGATTTACCATTTGAAAGAGGAAAATCCAGATTTATTTGAGAAAGTGAAATACTGTTTGCACTTGCCACAATATTTAAGTTCTCTCTTGACCGGAAAATATTTTGCAGATATTACCAGTATCGGTTGTCATACCAATCTTTGGAATTTCAAGAAGATGAAATATCACAAATGGCTTAAGAAAGAAAATATTGCTGATAAAATTCCGCGTATTCATGATGCTGGAGATACTTTAAATATAATAGGAGATATAGCTGTAGGAGTAGGATTGCATGATAGTTCTTCAGCAATTATTCCTTATATGATAAATTTCACAGAGCCATTCGTTTTGTTGTCAACAGGAACCTGGAGTATTTCCATGAATCCTTTCAATGATACACCATTAACTTTTGATGAAATGCAATACGACTGTTTGTGTTATTTGCAATACAAAGAAAAGCCAGTAAAGGCAGCTCGCTTGTTTGCCGGTAATGAGCATGAAGTGCAAACTAAAAAATTAGCAACTCATTTTGGAGTGCCATTAGACACATATAAAGAGGTCGCTTTCAATAAAGATATTATTTCTAAATTGAGAGAAATTAACCTCAAAAATTATTCTTCAAAGGTTGATAAATATATAATTCTTCGAGAATCTCCTTTTGAAAAGAGAAATCTAAGTGATTTTAAAGATTACGAAACTGCCTATCATCAATTGATGTTGGATATAGTTGCACAGCAAATACTTTCAACTAATCTAGTGATTCATAATAGCCCTGTTAAAAAGGTATTTGTAGATGGCGGTTTTAGCAAAAACGCTATTTTTATGAATTTGCTTGCAGAAGCTTTCCCTAAAATAGAAGTATATGCCGCTTCTATGGCGCAAGCCAGCGCTCTAGGTGCTGCCTTAGCTATTCATAAAAATTGGAATCCAAAACCGATTCAAAATGATATGATTGATTTAAAATTTTACAAACATTAA
- a CDS encoding bifunctional rhamnulose-1-phosphate aldolase/short-chain dehydrogenase, with product MSNINTNNMTFQHVSYLWDEAKAKELAGDEVALFIYRSNLLGADLRLTNYGGGNTSVKITDKDPLTGTDSEVMWIKGSGGDIGTLTKSGCAALYLERLRNLENVYRGIEFEDEMVELFNHCIFDLASKAPSIDTPLHGFLPFKHIDHLHPDAAIAIAAAKDGAKITEELFNGEIGWVGWQRPGFDLGLQMRACLEEAEAKGKKLKGVMLGSHGLFTWGDTSYESYVNTLEVIEKCAEYLESNYGKNRAVFGGQKIESLDVAARQLKAAKVAPILRGFCSSERKMIGHYTDDARVLEFINSNDLEKLAPLGTSCPDHFLRTKISPLVLELDPNEDLSDVEAIKAKLTPAFEAYRKMYSDYYNTCKKANSPAMRDPNPVVILYPGVGMFTFAKDKTMARLASEYYINAVNVMKGAEAVSEYTSLPRQEAFDIEYWLLEEAKLQRMAKPKALSGRIALITGSAGGIGKAIAKRFAEEGACVVINDINEERLEGATADFIKTFGKDAVSSALLNVTDEKSTEKALDAACLAFGGVDIVVNNAGISISKSIAEHSLEDWDKLYDILVKGQFIVSKAGIEVMRKQGFGGDIVNIVSKNAVVAGPNNPGYGSAKAAQAHLTRLMAAELGADKIRVNTVNPDAVISDSNIWSGGWAEGRAKAYGVTVAELPAYYAKRTLLNEIILPDDIANACFAFVGGLLNKSTGNALNVDGGVAMGFYR from the coding sequence ATGTCAAATATAAATACAAATAACATGACTTTTCAGCACGTAAGCTACCTTTGGGATGAAGCTAAAGCTAAGGAATTAGCAGGAGATGAAGTAGCACTTTTCATTTATCGCTCTAATTTATTAGGAGCCGATTTGAGATTAACGAACTATGGAGGTGGAAACACTTCGGTAAAAATTACTGATAAAGACCCATTAACAGGAACTGATTCTGAAGTAATGTGGATCAAAGGTTCTGGTGGAGACATTGGGACATTAACAAAATCAGGTTGTGCGGCACTTTATTTAGAAAGACTTCGCAATTTGGAAAACGTATACAGAGGGATCGAATTTGAAGATGAAATGGTGGAATTATTCAATCACTGTATTTTTGACTTAGCGTCAAAAGCACCTTCAATTGATACCCCTTTACACGGTTTCTTGCCTTTCAAACATATTGATCACTTGCACCCAGATGCGGCTATTGCTATTGCTGCTGCAAAAGACGGAGCGAAAATCACCGAAGAATTATTCAACGGAGAAATCGGTTGGGTGGGATGGCAACGTCCAGGTTTCGACTTGGGTTTACAAATGCGTGCTTGTCTGGAAGAAGCGGAAGCAAAAGGAAAAAAATTAAAAGGAGTAATGTTAGGTTCTCACGGTTTGTTTACTTGGGGAGACACTTCTTATGAAAGTTATGTCAATACGCTTGAAGTAATTGAAAAATGTGCCGAATATCTGGAAAGCAACTATGGTAAAAACCGTGCTGTTTTTGGAGGTCAAAAAATAGAAAGTTTAGATGTGGCTGCACGTCAATTGAAAGCGGCTAAAGTAGCTCCGATATTACGTGGTTTCTGTTCCTCAGAGCGCAAAATGATTGGTCATTATACCGATGATGCCAGAGTATTGGAATTTATTAATTCGAATGATTTAGAGAAATTGGCTCCGCTTGGAACGTCTTGTCCAGACCATTTCTTGCGTACAAAAATTAGTCCTTTGGTATTGGAGTTAGATCCAAACGAAGATTTATCTGATGTGGAAGCAATCAAAGCAAAATTAACTCCTGCATTTGAAGCGTACCGTAAGATGTATTCAGACTATTACAATACGTGTAAGAAAGCGAATTCACCAGCGATGCGAGACCCAAATCCTGTGGTAATTTTATATCCAGGAGTTGGGATGTTCACTTTCGCAAAAGATAAAACAATGGCGCGTTTAGCATCAGAATATTACATTAATGCGGTAAACGTGATGAAAGGTGCGGAAGCTGTTTCAGAATATACTTCGTTGCCGCGTCAGGAAGCTTTTGATATTGAATATTGGTTGCTTGAAGAAGCTAAATTGCAACGTATGGCAAAACCAAAAGCGTTGTCAGGGCGAATCGCTTTGATTACAGGTTCTGCGGGCGGGATAGGTAAAGCTATCGCAAAAAGATTTGCAGAAGAAGGTGCTTGTGTAGTTATCAATGACATCAATGAGGAACGTTTAGAAGGAGCTACAGCTGATTTTATAAAAACTTTTGGTAAAGATGCCGTTTCAAGTGCTTTGCTAAACGTAACCGATGAAAAAAGTACTGAAAAAGCATTGGATGCTGCTTGTTTGGCCTTTGGAGGAGTAGATATTGTAGTAAATAATGCTGGAATCAGTATCTCAAAATCGATTGCAGAACACAGTTTAGAAGACTGGGATAAATTATATGATATCTTGGTTAAAGGGCAATTTATTGTCTCTAAAGCTGGAATAGAAGTAATGCGCAAACAAGGATTTGGTGGCGATATTGTAAACATCGTATCCAAAAATGCAGTAGTTGCAGGGCCAAATAACCCTGGTTATGGTTCCGCCAAAGCAGCTCAGGCACATTTAACACGTTTAATGGCTGCCGAATTAGGTGCTGATAAAATTCGTGTGAATACCGTAAACCCTGATGCAGTAATCTCTGATTCCAATATTTGGTCAGGTGGTTGGGCAGAAGGTCGTGCCAAAGCGTATGGCGTTACGGTAGCTGAATTGCCGGCTTACTATGCAAAACGTACGTTGTTGAATGAAATTATATTACCGGATGATATTGCTAATGCCTGTTTTGCATTTGTAGGTGGTTTGTTGAATAAATCAACAGGAAATGCCTTAAATGTTGATGGTGGAGTTGCAATGGGCTTTTATAGATAG
- a CDS encoding alpha-L-rhamnosidase: MKKNILILLFICFNAIAFGQTELRNLTVENASNPIGIGVKTPRFSWQLVSNKRNVKQTAYEIQVKEGNTTVWSSGKVTSEASIFNKYAGSPLVSNAKYIWQVRVWDNQGKSSKWATASFGTALLHSNEWKATWIGSGLKSDTVNGVVPMFRKSFLANKKIASAKVYVTSRGLYEVQINGKRMGDSYLSPGWTSYDKHLQYQTYDVSDLLSEGKNAIGVLLGSGWYRTRLGWENRQNIYGKETALLFQMVIKYTDGTTETVVSDTSWKSSNSHIISSEIYNGEVQDARLEQKNYSVANFDDSKWTNVVNKDFPTNYITAAINEPIRKHENLKPIAVLTSPKGETILDFGQNLAGWVKVSVQGKAGDIIKLSHVEMLDKKGTPYFENLRSAKAQATYTLSGNGIETFEPHFTTFGFRYLKVEGITGKINPNDFTAIALYSDIKKTGAFETSNAYLNKLQSNIQWSQRGNFLDVPTDCPQRDERLGWTGDAEVFSRTASFNFNVDQFFAKWLIDVAADQKENGAVPFVIPNALKGSFFDMPVGAAGWSDASVIIPYNMYVSFGDKEIVERQYPSMKAYLGYVQSTAKNDLWNTGFQFADWLSYRVDDSKGMIGMKSAITDNYLVAQCFYAYNTQIMIKAATLLGKTDEVQEYQALLERIKKAFQTEYMTASGKLISETQTAYILALQFDMLPENLRAQAVDRLVKNIESYEYHLTTGFLGTPFLNPVLTRFGRNDVAYKLLLQDTYPSWLYPIKAHGATTIWERWDSMKPDGTFQDPSMTSFNHYAYGAVGDWMYRTITGIDTKEAEGAGYKSIIIKPELGGNLTYAKASLETNYGLVSSSWKIEKNKFILDVEVPANTNATIEFPTNKIETIKENNAVLNVKTKTVGSGKYHFEMEL, from the coding sequence ATGAAAAAAAACATTCTGATTTTACTATTCATTTGTTTCAATGCAATAGCTTTTGGACAAACAGAACTTCGAAATCTTACTGTCGAAAATGCAAGTAATCCAATTGGTATTGGAGTAAAAACACCACGTTTTAGTTGGCAATTGGTTTCTAATAAAAGAAACGTAAAACAAACGGCTTACGAAATTCAGGTTAAAGAAGGAAATACTACCGTTTGGTCTTCCGGAAAAGTGACTTCGGAAGCGTCTATTTTTAATAAATATGCCGGTTCGCCATTAGTATCTAATGCGAAATACATTTGGCAAGTACGCGTTTGGGATAATCAAGGCAAGTCTTCTAAATGGGCAACAGCTTCTTTTGGAACTGCTTTACTTCATTCGAATGAATGGAAAGCAACTTGGATTGGATCTGGGTTAAAAAGCGATACCGTAAATGGTGTTGTACCCATGTTCAGAAAATCATTTTTGGCCAATAAAAAAATAGCTTCCGCAAAAGTGTATGTAACTTCAAGAGGTTTGTATGAGGTTCAAATCAACGGGAAACGAATGGGAGATTCCTATTTATCTCCAGGTTGGACCAGTTATGATAAGCACTTACAATACCAGACGTATGATGTTTCTGATTTGCTTTCAGAAGGGAAAAATGCCATTGGAGTATTGTTAGGAAGTGGTTGGTACCGCACGCGTTTAGGTTGGGAAAACAGGCAAAATATTTATGGAAAAGAAACGGCGCTGCTTTTTCAAATGGTAATTAAATACACTGACGGAACAACTGAAACGGTAGTTTCTGATACTTCTTGGAAATCGAGCAATAGTCACATTATCTCTTCTGAAATTTATAACGGCGAAGTTCAAGATGCCCGTTTGGAACAAAAAAACTATAGTGTTGCTAATTTTGATGATAGCAAATGGACAAACGTTGTTAACAAAGACTTTCCAACAAATTATATTACGGCTGCCATCAATGAGCCAATTCGCAAACACGAAAATTTAAAACCAATAGCTGTTTTGACTTCTCCAAAAGGGGAAACAATTTTGGACTTTGGTCAAAACCTGGCAGGTTGGGTAAAAGTAAGTGTTCAAGGAAAAGCGGGTGATATCATCAAACTTTCTCACGTAGAAATGTTGGACAAAAAAGGAACTCCTTATTTTGAAAACTTACGTTCTGCCAAAGCACAAGCTACTTACACTTTAAGTGGTAATGGAATTGAAACTTTCGAACCTCATTTTACGACTTTTGGTTTTCGTTATTTAAAAGTAGAAGGAATTACAGGGAAAATAAACCCAAATGATTTTACGGCAATTGCATTATATTCTGACATTAAAAAAACGGGTGCTTTTGAAACTTCAAATGCATACCTAAACAAATTACAATCTAATATTCAATGGAGCCAAAGAGGGAATTTCTTGGACGTACCTACAGATTGTCCACAACGGGACGAACGTTTAGGCTGGACCGGTGATGCCGAAGTATTTTCAAGAACAGCTTCTTTTAATTTTAATGTGGATCAGTTTTTTGCAAAATGGCTAATTGATGTTGCGGCAGACCAAAAAGAAAATGGAGCAGTGCCATTTGTTATTCCAAATGCTTTGAAAGGATCTTTTTTTGATATGCCTGTTGGAGCTGCAGGTTGGTCGGATGCCAGTGTTATTATTCCGTACAATATGTATGTGAGTTTTGGCGACAAGGAAATCGTAGAAAGACAATATCCAAGCATGAAAGCGTATTTAGGCTATGTGCAAAGTACTGCCAAAAATGATTTGTGGAATACTGGTTTTCAGTTTGCAGATTGGTTGAGCTATAGAGTGGATGATTCGAAAGGGATGATAGGAATGAAATCCGCTATTACCGATAACTATTTGGTTGCCCAATGTTTCTATGCCTACAATACTCAAATTATGATAAAAGCCGCTACTTTATTGGGTAAAACCGATGAAGTACAGGAATATCAAGCGCTTTTGGAACGCATAAAGAAAGCATTTCAAACCGAATATATGACAGCATCAGGCAAGTTAATTTCGGAAACACAAACTGCTTATATTTTGGCTTTACAATTTGATATGTTACCAGAAAACTTAAGAGCGCAAGCGGTTGATCGTTTGGTAAAAAATATCGAAAGTTATGAGTATCATTTGACTACCGGATTCTTGGGAACACCTTTTTTAAATCCCGTTTTGACCCGTTTTGGACGAAATGACGTGGCTTACAAATTGTTGCTTCAAGACACCTATCCTTCATGGTTGTATCCAATAAAAGCGCACGGAGCGACTACAATTTGGGAACGTTGGGACTCGATGAAACCGGACGGTACTTTTCAAGATCCAAGCATGACTTCCTTTAATCATTACGCGTATGGTGCAGTGGGAGATTGGATGTATAGAACAATTACAGGTATTGATACTAAAGAAGCCGAAGGTGCAGGATATAAATCAATTATTATTAAACCTGAACTTGGTGGAAATTTGACGTATGCCAAAGCAAGTTTAGAAACAAATTATGGTTTAGTTTCTTCTTCTTGGAAAATAGAAAAGAACAAATTTATTCTTGATGTTGAAGTTCCTGCAAACACAAATGCTACGATTGAATTTCCAACAAATAAAATAGAAACTATAAAAGAAAACAATGCTGTTTTAAATGTAAAAACTAAAACAGTTGGTTCAGGAAAGTATCATTTTGAAATGGAACTTTAA